One window of Thermacetogenium phaeum DSM 12270 genomic DNA carries:
- a CDS encoding nucleoside recognition domain-containing protein, translating to MKTIIAALPVLLDLWKSVLPLMFLGCFLGRLSLNTALIRQLGRVMRPLARLGNLPSVVDAPLTLCLVNEVAAYSMLAELRNNSIVNMKEVVLFFLVSNLPKGLYNMVFYMAPVVLGALGMRLGLIYLLMYLGVFFSAGLVGLFLGRLLLSPQSARHSSEQLPQPTSDPLRKRIIDAAKGSLPSFGRLVAIFVPLTFLVITLMQTETVTTWLSLVDPVLRRFGLPAPVLIVITTGMLSMVAGIGTLGPFLKAGIVTPVEAITALLLASSIHYFLSFWSSNLPLSVSFFGPRLGSRAGIANLVVLEGVTCLVLGVVVLFK from the coding sequence ATGAAGACCATTATTGCTGCTCTGCCTGTTCTTCTCGATCTCTGGAAAAGCGTTCTTCCCTTGATGTTTCTGGGTTGTTTCCTGGGAAGGCTTTCTTTGAACACTGCGCTGATCCGGCAGCTGGGGAGAGTAATGCGCCCCCTGGCCCGCCTCGGCAACCTGCCTTCAGTGGTTGATGCGCCCCTTACCCTGTGTCTGGTTAATGAGGTTGCTGCCTATTCCATGCTTGCAGAACTAAGAAACAACAGTATTGTCAACATGAAAGAAGTGGTGCTCTTTTTTCTCGTTTCCAATCTCCCTAAGGGATTATATAATATGGTTTTCTACATGGCTCCTGTGGTTTTGGGAGCCCTAGGCATGCGCCTGGGGCTGATTTATCTGCTGATGTACCTCGGTGTATTTTTCAGCGCTGGGTTGGTGGGGCTATTCTTGGGGAGGTTGCTGCTTTCTCCTCAAAGTGCTCGGCATTCGTCTGAACAACTTCCCCAGCCGACCTCCGATCCCCTTCGTAAAAGGATCATTGATGCGGCAAAGGGATCCCTTCCCAGCTTTGGGCGCCTTGTCGCCATATTTGTTCCTCTTACCTTTCTTGTGATCACCCTGATGCAGACCGAGACAGTTACAACATGGCTTTCTCTTGTAGACCCTGTTCTCCGCCGGTTTGGTCTCCCTGCCCCGGTGCTGATCGTGATCACTACCGGAATGCTCAGCATGGTAGCCGGTATCGGCACTCTGGGGCCTTTTTTAAAGGCCGGTATCGTCACCCCGGTGGAGGCAATAACTGCCTTGCTCCTGGCTTCATCCATCCATTACTTTCTCAGCTTCTGGTCCAGTAATCTTCCCTTAAGTGTCTCCTTTTTCGGTCCACGCCTGGGCAGCAGAGCAGGTATTGCCAATTTGGTGGTCCTGGAAGGAGTGACCTGTTTGGTGCTGGGTGTGGTTGTGCTCTTTAAGTAA
- a CDS encoding DUF4198 domain-containing protein: MTSFRDTTHLVVQGHEGWLEFRSSHGHRCSPVELLFKWGHNMKVDGLCRKEILKSYLIEPDGKKSELSIGGPEETAYKITFIPEQTGFYRPVVEAEGVFTVTVDGQYLNVPKKDCEFPLESVAYTQYAGAVVPVGHDLEGAVQAVGGNLELLPLFWKPWKVGDTIELQVKYKGAPAAGTQVALINGMADDKDEPQLKDTNGAGKAAFTFDKPGFYLALVRYIDNDDVQEGYYDRRNYTATLFIMVTK, encoded by the coding sequence ATGACAAGTTTTCGTGATACTACTCACCTTGTTGTTCAGGGGCATGAGGGGTGGCTGGAGTTCAGGTCCAGCCATGGGCATCGCTGTTCACCTGTAGAACTCCTCTTCAAATGGGGGCACAACATGAAGGTCGATGGGTTGTGCCGGAAGGAGATACTGAAATCCTACCTTATTGAACCCGACGGGAAGAAAAGCGAGCTGTCTATTGGTGGGCCGGAGGAAACAGCTTATAAGATCACATTTATACCCGAGCAAACCGGTTTTTACAGACCGGTGGTGGAAGCGGAGGGGGTGTTTACGGTAACCGTTGACGGCCAATATTTGAATGTCCCCAAAAAGGACTGTGAGTTTCCCCTGGAGTCGGTCGCCTATACCCAGTACGCCGGGGCTGTTGTTCCGGTAGGGCACGACCTGGAAGGAGCGGTGCAGGCTGTGGGAGGCAATCTGGAGCTGTTGCCTCTTTTCTGGAAGCCCTGGAAGGTCGGGGATACCATCGAGCTGCAAGTCAAGTATAAAGGGGCGCCTGCAGCCGGCACCCAGGTAGCCCTGATCAACGGTATGGCTGACGACAAGGATGAACCCCAACTAAAAGATACGAACGGTGCAGGAAAGGCTGCCTTCACCTTTGATAAACCGGGTTTTTATCTGGCGCTGGTCAGATACATAGATAATGATGATGTTCAAGAGGGGTACTACGACCGCAGGAACTATACAGCTACATTATTTATAATGGTGACAAAGTAG
- a CDS encoding ABC transporter substrate-binding protein, producing the protein MRAKKVLVLLTLAVFLVMASGCGKGSSAPSQKETKPLTVGWAQWCTNLDPGDGYNGWYTMEFGMGETLVRVGEGMKIEPWLAESWTRVDEKTWKIKIRDNVKFHNGKILDGAAVKASLERTIGINERAPGLLDIASIEAQGNEVIIKTNNPNPSFMTSLADPFATIVDAEAAEEMGDKFKENPVLTGPFKLKEYVRDERVVVVRNEEYWGKKAELKEVVFKYIPDANTRIMALQSGEIQVADKIPAEQVELLERNKELKVLSESSGRVHMLVFNLERPGLDDINVRKAINMAINRDDLAQKVMSGTGIPAIGPFPPVLPFGGSELKGYHYDPAGAKRLLDEAGWKRGSDGIRQKGGKKLEYTFLSYKSRPELPVIMEAIQSQLLDIGIKIEINNVENISEAMKGGDFDAAIYSFSTAPTGDPQYMLETVFLTGGDNNFGHYSSEKLDALGRKLQSTFDTEERKTIAKEAQQILIDDAAFAFLVYPKIITAVHKDVEGVVITPTEWYFLNSNVGYKG; encoded by the coding sequence ATGAGGGCAAAAAAAGTTCTTGTTCTCTTGACGTTGGCGGTTTTTTTAGTGATGGCGTCGGGATGCGGGAAAGGGTCATCCGCTCCTTCACAGAAGGAAACCAAACCCCTGACCGTAGGTTGGGCGCAGTGGTGTACAAACCTCGACCCAGGTGATGGGTATAACGGTTGGTATACTATGGAATTCGGCATGGGAGAAACCCTGGTCAGAGTCGGTGAGGGAATGAAGATCGAGCCCTGGCTGGCCGAGTCCTGGACAAGGGTTGATGAAAAGACATGGAAGATTAAGATCAGGGACAATGTCAAGTTTCACAACGGGAAAATTTTAGATGGGGCAGCTGTGAAGGCCTCTCTGGAGCGCACTATAGGGATTAATGAGAGGGCTCCTGGCCTTTTGGATATTGCTTCCATAGAAGCTCAAGGGAATGAGGTTATTATCAAAACCAACAACCCCAACCCGTCCTTTATGACATCGCTGGCCGATCCCTTTGCTACCATCGTTGATGCCGAGGCCGCTGAGGAAATGGGGGATAAATTCAAGGAAAATCCTGTTCTTACCGGGCCGTTCAAGTTGAAGGAATATGTGCGAGATGAGCGTGTGGTGGTGGTCCGAAATGAAGAGTACTGGGGTAAAAAGGCTGAGTTAAAAGAGGTTGTGTTTAAATACATCCCCGATGCCAACACCCGGATAATGGCACTGCAGTCAGGTGAAATCCAGGTGGCAGATAAGATTCCTGCCGAACAGGTGGAGCTGCTGGAAAGGAATAAAGAACTGAAGGTATTAAGCGAGTCTTCGGGGCGGGTGCACATGCTCGTTTTCAACCTGGAAAGGCCAGGCCTTGATGATATCAATGTCCGGAAGGCGATCAACATGGCCATCAACAGGGATGACCTTGCCCAAAAGGTCATGTCGGGGACGGGCATTCCGGCCATAGGTCCTTTTCCACCGGTGCTTCCCTTTGGGGGAAGTGAATTGAAAGGATATCATTACGACCCTGCGGGGGCGAAGAGACTTCTGGACGAAGCGGGGTGGAAAAGGGGGAGTGACGGCATCCGCCAGAAGGGTGGTAAGAAACTTGAGTACACCTTCCTTTCTTATAAGAGCAGGCCGGAATTGCCGGTGATCATGGAAGCAATTCAGAGCCAATTATTAGATATCGGGATTAAGATCGAAATCAACAATGTTGAGAACATTTCTGAGGCTATGAAGGGTGGAGATTTTGATGCTGCTATTTATAGCTTCAGCACCGCTCCTACCGGGGATCCCCAGTACATGCTGGAAACCGTCTTTTTAACAGGAGGGGATAATAACTTCGGGCATTACAGCAGTGAGAAGCTTGATGCTCTGGGTAGAAAGCTGCAGTCTACGTTTGACACTGAGGAAAGAAAGACCATAGCTAAGGAAGCGCAGCAGATCCTCATTGATGATGCAGCGTTTGCCTTTCTGGTCTACCCCAAAATCATCACAGCCGTACACAAGGATGTGGAAGGGGTGGTCATAACTCCTACAGAATGGTACTTTTTGAATTCAAATGTGGGTTATAAAGGTTAA
- a CDS encoding flavin reductase family protein gives MGVLAPRKREQVMPLPVVLISTVGKDGVRNVAPWSCITPILRPFNDLLLASWIKRDTLSNIRETGEFVVNVPPVELAEAVMICSRNYPPEVDEFEEAGLKPRPSQAVKPPGVEGCLAWAECTLVEEIRRERYSLVIGKVVHLEADDRFFNEAGEMDYERAKPLTVILGDGGMWFTRPVFAGRYADYAEMFLNKKDEAPAFADENG, from the coding sequence ATGGGGGTTTTGGCACCGCGCAAGCGGGAACAGGTGATGCCTTTGCCAGTGGTTTTGATTTCCACAGTGGGAAAAGATGGGGTGCGCAATGTTGCCCCCTGGTCATGTATTACTCCAATATTGAGGCCTTTTAACGACCTTCTCCTGGCTTCGTGGATTAAGCGAGACACGTTGAGCAACATCCGCGAAACAGGGGAGTTTGTTGTCAATGTTCCCCCTGTCGAGCTCGCTGAGGCAGTGATGATCTGTTCCCGGAATTATCCACCGGAAGTTGATGAGTTTGAAGAAGCTGGCTTGAAGCCGCGTCCGTCCCAGGCAGTTAAACCGCCCGGGGTTGAAGGTTGTTTGGCCTGGGCAGAGTGCACGCTTGTAGAAGAAATCAGGCGTGAACGCTACTCACTGGTCATTGGTAAAGTGGTTCATTTGGAGGCTGATGATCGCTTCTTCAATGAAGCTGGGGAGATGGACTATGAGCGGGCCAAACCATTGACCGTGATTCTCGGTGATGGCGGGATGTGGTTTACCCGGCCGGTTTTCGCCGGCAGATACGCAGATTATGCCGAAATGTTCCTGAATAAAAAGGATGAAGCCCCTGCTTTTGCTGATGAGAACGGGTAG
- a CDS encoding MFS transporter, producing the protein MLRERNITLFSIAIFLALSGQGFVVPFLSIYARQLGASYLEAGLLFAGLEISWALAVLPLGLLADRLGRKCFACAGFALLPLTPVAYAFSKHPWQLIGFRCLQGVSEALSFTIGTAYVARMAQKKGQAVGAYQCLANLGFAITPLFAGLLIDPLGIKSVFLIGAAVMGMGFLASLPVERDEPSGKQGRSVCLMKNWLVYLLSLLAVFPALTVGFCNAFLQVFFYELVPSEKIVGFVITVYFVSYSLAVLWVGYLTDSFGWLRPLLLGLLGSGVVFAALALARNIIWAGVLAGILGLTQALASVPLTVRLTELFPRDTAGSLGVLTVFRMAALVGGAFLGGVLSQLKGLRLAFLFCSLAVFLGGVMLLFLIKRGSLQR; encoded by the coding sequence ATGCTTAGGGAACGCAATATCACTCTGTTCAGTATCGCGATTTTTTTGGCCCTTTCGGGACAGGGCTTTGTGGTTCCCTTTCTTTCTATTTACGCTCGCCAATTGGGAGCAAGTTATCTTGAAGCAGGGTTGCTCTTCGCTGGGCTTGAGATTTCTTGGGCCCTGGCAGTCCTCCCCCTGGGGCTGCTAGCTGACAGGTTGGGGAGGAAATGCTTTGCCTGTGCTGGGTTTGCCCTGCTTCCACTGACCCCGGTGGCCTATGCCTTCTCCAAGCACCCCTGGCAGCTTATTGGTTTCAGGTGCCTCCAGGGAGTAAGTGAAGCCTTAAGTTTTACCATTGGTACGGCGTACGTGGCTCGAATGGCTCAGAAGAAGGGGCAGGCGGTTGGTGCCTACCAGTGCCTCGCCAATCTTGGGTTTGCCATAACACCTTTGTTTGCGGGTTTACTTATCGATCCCCTGGGGATTAAAAGCGTCTTTTTAATTGGAGCAGCAGTGATGGGGATGGGTTTCCTGGCTTCGTTGCCTGTGGAACGTGATGAGCCTTCCGGTAAGCAAGGCAGGTCTGTGTGCCTCATGAAAAACTGGTTGGTCTACTTGCTCTCCTTGCTGGCTGTTTTCCCTGCTCTCACAGTAGGTTTCTGCAATGCCTTCTTGCAAGTCTTCTTTTACGAGTTGGTTCCTTCTGAGAAAATTGTCGGCTTTGTTATCACTGTCTATTTTGTCAGTTACAGCCTGGCTGTCTTATGGGTGGGGTATCTTACAGACTCCTTTGGGTGGTTGCGTCCCTTGCTTCTGGGACTGTTGGGGAGCGGGGTTGTTTTTGCTGCTCTGGCTCTGGCTCGGAACATCATCTGGGCAGGTGTGCTCGCGGGGATTCTAGGGCTCACCCAGGCCCTAGCCTCTGTTCCGCTTACGGTGAGGTTGACTGAGCTGTTTCCAAGGGACACTGCTGGCAGTTTGGGTGTTTTAACGGTTTTTCGGATGGCTGCCCTGGTCGGCGGTGCTTTTCTAGGTGGGGTGCTCTCCCAGTTAAAAGGGTTGAGACTGGCCTTTTTGTTCTGTAGCTTGGCCGTGTTTTTAGGAGGAGTAATGCTTCTTTTTTTGATCAAAAGAGGCTCCCTGCAGAGGTAG
- a CDS encoding ABC transporter permease codes for MLKKFVFGACFLFMVLLLAVFAPLISPDDPGKVCLTRVSQAPSWEHPFGTDDLGRDVLSRCLYGARVSLVVGFLVAAITTMLGVAIGLVSGYWGGVLDNILMRCVDVFNSLPDIVVYIVLLAFLKPGFLSVVLVLALTGWTATARVIRSETLSLREREFVLAAQALGATGWYLVIFHILPNVLAPALVAATFSVAQAVLAESTLSFLGLGIPPHQPSWGNIIMEEMDDLMVGVWWTVLFPGLAIIFTVLAVNFLGEGLKEMLEAGRGTRDA; via the coding sequence GTGCTGAAGAAGTTTGTCTTTGGTGCTTGCTTTCTTTTTATGGTGTTGCTCTTGGCTGTCTTTGCCCCCCTAATTTCTCCTGATGATCCTGGAAAAGTTTGCCTTACCAGGGTCAGTCAAGCTCCTTCTTGGGAGCACCCCTTTGGGACAGACGACCTCGGACGCGATGTCCTGAGCCGGTGCCTTTACGGAGCTCGGGTTTCTCTGGTGGTTGGGTTCCTCGTGGCCGCAATCACTACAATGTTGGGGGTCGCTATCGGCCTTGTCTCTGGGTATTGGGGAGGCGTTCTGGACAACATCTTGATGCGCTGTGTAGATGTTTTTAATTCATTACCAGATATCGTTGTTTACATTGTCCTCCTTGCCTTTTTAAAACCAGGCTTTCTCAGTGTGGTTCTGGTTTTAGCCCTTACTGGTTGGACGGCCACAGCGCGGGTGATCCGGAGCGAAACCCTCTCGCTGCGGGAAAGAGAGTTTGTGCTGGCCGCGCAGGCCCTTGGTGCTACAGGGTGGTACCTTGTCATCTTTCATATTTTGCCGAATGTGCTCGCTCCTGCTCTTGTGGCTGCCACCTTCAGTGTGGCCCAGGCCGTTCTTGCAGAGTCAACCTTGAGCTTCCTTGGCCTTGGTATCCCTCCACACCAACCAAGCTGGGGAAACATCATCATGGAGGAAATGGATGACTTGATGGTCGGGGTTTGGTGGACAGTTCTCTTTCCGGGGCTGGCCATCATTTTTACTGTGTTGGCAGTGAATTTTCTGGGCGAAGGCTTGAAGGAAATGCTTGAGGCGGGAAGGGGAACCAGGGATGCTTAG
- a CDS encoding ABC transporter permease, protein MGLRSYLLRRGSQVLPLLFGISILAFLIIHLSPIDPVELYLGKEEAGLLSPQDRARLRASWGLDKPLPVQYLVWLGQLLHGNLGRSQLTGEPVAEVIGEHLQATLALMGISYLLIVVISIYFGVVSAKKAGSLLDHAFTALGFALYATPNFWLALILIYAFSLKLNIFPVCGTGYTREAAFSLMGFLHHLALPSLVLALTTVPWYSRFLRSSLLEVLTSDFILVARAKGLTERAVLLRHALRNALLPFLTLLGMAFPHLVGGSVVIETIFAWPGVGRLLVESALRADYPVLMGLVLLISTFVVLGNLLADVAYAVVDPRVRYGGES, encoded by the coding sequence ATGGGTTTGCGAAGTTATCTCTTGAGGAGGGGGAGCCAAGTTCTCCCCCTCCTTTTCGGGATCAGCATCCTTGCTTTTCTGATCATTCATCTTTCACCCATTGATCCTGTTGAACTTTACCTGGGCAAAGAAGAAGCTGGATTACTCTCTCCACAAGACCGGGCGCGGCTCCGGGCTTCCTGGGGTCTGGACAAGCCTTTGCCTGTTCAATACCTTGTTTGGTTGGGGCAGCTCCTCCATGGTAATTTAGGAAGATCTCAGCTTACTGGGGAGCCAGTGGCCGAGGTTATTGGGGAGCACCTGCAGGCTACACTGGCACTCATGGGAATAAGCTACCTCCTCATTGTGGTTATCAGTATTTATTTCGGAGTGGTATCTGCAAAAAAGGCGGGATCGCTTCTTGACCACGCGTTTACAGCCCTCGGTTTCGCTCTTTACGCTACTCCAAACTTCTGGCTCGCCCTGATCCTGATCTACGCCTTTTCTCTCAAGCTAAATATTTTTCCTGTATGCGGGACCGGTTATACCCGGGAGGCTGCTTTTTCTCTCATGGGGTTCCTTCACCACCTTGCTTTACCGTCTCTCGTGCTTGCGCTAACTACTGTTCCCTGGTATTCGAGGTTCCTTAGGTCAAGTTTGCTGGAAGTGCTCACCTCCGACTTTATTCTGGTGGCAAGGGCGAAGGGCCTTACGGAGAGGGCTGTCCTCTTACGGCATGCTCTTCGCAACGCCCTCCTGCCCTTTTTGACCCTTTTAGGTATGGCTTTTCCTCATCTCGTTGGGGGGAGTGTGGTCATCGAAACAATCTTTGCCTGGCCGGGAGTAGGCCGTTTGTTGGTAGAAAGCGCTCTTCGGGCTGATTACCCTGTTCTGATGGGGCTTGTTCTCTTAATAAGCACCTTTGTTGTCCTGGGCAACCTTCTTGCCGACGTTGCTTATGCTGTTGTTGATCCCAGGGTGAGGTATGGTGGTGAGAGCTGA
- a CDS encoding ABC transporter substrate-binding protein: MVPDLAESWKVSSDGKIYTFHLRRAVKWHDGKEFTADDVKFTYEKILDPEVASPLKPYFELVEKIDVVDDYTLRIQLSKPYAPFLEKLVVGIVPKHLLDGKDIKTAEFNHNPVGTGPFKFVEWKKGERLVMEANPDYFLGKPEVDRVVVTFIPDENTRLLQIVKGEVDGAFLPPKLASKAESSEVQVFTVPTGEWCGIALPYENPLFRDRNLRQAIAYAIDKQAIVDNVLEGKGEPTSIPFRSNHWAFNPKAKRYSPDLEKAKTLLAASGWEDTDGDGILDKNGEPLCFILMYPADDVLRKDICTAVRTDLREVGIDVELAGLSWEQIKPRMYQDATLFFFATVYDPDDQYPIWHSEFIGQGWWNPTCFRNGTVDELLEKGRATMDKQKRREIYGKLQEILAEEQPMVFIAFMDHTYLCSKRIKGIKIHPEGHSGYLTEGIWWNLEEWSLE, translated from the coding sequence GTGGTTCCGGACCTGGCCGAGTCCTGGAAGGTCTCTTCTGACGGAAAGATCTACACTTTCCATTTGCGCAGAGCGGTGAAGTGGCATGATGGGAAGGAATTTACTGCTGATGATGTAAAGTTCACCTACGAGAAGATCCTCGACCCCGAGGTGGCATCTCCCCTCAAGCCCTACTTTGAGTTGGTGGAGAAAATCGATGTTGTTGATGACTACACCTTAAGAATCCAGCTTTCCAAACCCTATGCTCCTTTTCTAGAGAAGCTGGTAGTAGGGATTGTTCCCAAGCACCTTCTGGATGGAAAAGACATCAAGACTGCCGAGTTCAACCACAACCCCGTGGGCACTGGTCCTTTTAAATTTGTAGAGTGGAAAAAAGGAGAGAGGCTGGTCATGGAGGCAAACCCTGATTACTTCCTGGGGAAGCCGGAGGTCGATAGGGTCGTAGTTACTTTCATTCCGGATGAAAACACCCGTCTTCTCCAGATAGTCAAAGGTGAGGTTGATGGGGCTTTCCTGCCTCCAAAGCTGGCGTCGAAGGCTGAAAGCAGTGAAGTCCAAGTATTTACTGTGCCCACAGGTGAGTGGTGCGGTATTGCTCTTCCCTATGAAAACCCGCTCTTCCGCGACCGAAACCTTCGGCAGGCCATTGCTTATGCCATCGACAAGCAGGCTATTGTTGATAATGTTCTCGAGGGCAAAGGAGAGCCCACCAGCATCCCCTTCCGGAGCAACCACTGGGCCTTCAACCCTAAAGCCAAAAGATACAGCCCTGACCTGGAAAAGGCAAAGACTCTGCTGGCTGCTTCCGGCTGGGAGGACACTGATGGTGATGGGATTCTGGATAAAAACGGAGAACCTCTCTGCTTCATCTTGATGTATCCGGCAGACGATGTCTTACGTAAAGACATCTGCACTGCCGTGAGAACAGATTTGAGAGAAGTCGGCATAGATGTGGAGCTGGCCGGGCTGAGTTGGGAGCAGATCAAGCCGCGCATGTATCAGGATGCCACCCTCTTTTTCTTTGCAACAGTGTACGACCCTGATGATCAATATCCCATCTGGCATTCGGAGTTTATAGGCCAAGGCTGGTGGAACCCTACCTGCTTCCGGAACGGAACGGTTGACGAGCTTCTCGAAAAGGGGCGGGCGACCATGGATAAACAAAAGCGCCGGGAGATCTACGGGAAGCTGCAGGAGATCTTGGCCGAGGAGCAGCCGATGGTGTTCATCGCCTTCATGGATCATACTTATCTTTGTAGCAAGAGGATTAAGGGAATCAAAATTCATCCTGAAGGCCACAGTGGTTACTTGACCGAAGGGATTTGGTGGAACCTGGAAGAGTGGAGCTTGGAGTAG